The window GGAACTGCACCACATGGTATCATCACAGACCAGTGCAGGTCCATGTTTGGTGCAATTAGGAAGGTCATACCCAATACACGCCACCGTTGGTGCATATGGCATATAACGAAAAAGATACCGTATAAGCTCGGTGGTTATGATAGGTTCAACGAGTTGAATGCCAAGCTGAAGCACATTATATGGAACTCTCAGTCGGTTGAGGGTTTCGAGGATGGTTGGGCTGAATTCATTGAGGAGTTCGACCTACATCACAATAAATGGCTATCAGGTTTGTGTCTTTTAAGTCAAATCACGTATTGTCATTGCTTAGATGTTGTACTACTCTTGTATGTTGTTCTAAAAATCTGTTCCTAATACGGGTTTCTGTTGTTGGGTGGTTTGTTTTGTGTAGACCTATTTGATGACCGACGCATGTGGATGCCGATCTTTTTCAAGGGTCAATTTTGGGCTTCTATGAGGAGTACGCAAAAGAGTGAGAGTATGCACTCATTCTTTGGTGGATACTTACATTGCAAGACTAGCTTGGTTCAGTTCGTCCATGAGTACGACAATGTGCTTGAAAACAAGGAGCAGAAGGAACTAGAGAACGATGCTGCAGACTCAAAAGGATTAATCCCATGTGCAACTAGCTCAGCCATCGAGCGATAATTTCAACAAGAGTACACCAACGACATGTTTAAGGATGTCCAAATGGAGTTTGGCAAGAAGGCTTATTGCAATATTCGTGCCGTTAATGAACAGGGTGACTCGGCCTGGGTAAAAGTGGAACAGGAAATACTAGCCTATGAGAAGACCCGGTATGTTACGTACAATGTCCATTTCGGCCATTCGACTCACGAGGTTCGATGTGAGTGCAACTTGTTCGAGAGTGCAGGTGTGTTGTGTTGCCACTGTCTTGTAGTGCTTTCATCTTACAAAGTGAATAAAGTGCCTTCATGTTATGTTCTTTGTCGTTggagcaagaaaataaagtg is drawn from Arachis hypogaea cultivar Tifrunner chromosome 12, arahy.Tifrunner.gnm2.J5K5, whole genome shotgun sequence and contains these coding sequences:
- the LOC140177020 gene encoding protein FAR1-RELATED SEQUENCE 6-like, which produces MGTAPHGIITDQCRSMFGAIRKVIPNTRHRWCIWHITKKIPYKLGGYDRFNELNAKLKHIIWNSQSVEGFEDGWAEFIEEFDLHHNKWLSDLFDDRRMWMPIFFKGQFWASMRSTQKSESMHSFFGGYLHCKTSLVQFVHEYDNVLENKEQKELENDAADSKGLIPCATSSAIER